Proteins from a genomic interval of Zingiber officinale cultivar Zhangliang chromosome 1B, Zo_v1.1, whole genome shotgun sequence:
- the LOC122039030 gene encoding uncharacterized protein LOC122039030 produces MGPFPVSFDFVYILFAIDYVSKWVEANPTRTDDSSIVVSFVRSHIFCRFGVPKVIVSDQGSHFCNRHMKALLHKYGVTHKVSTSYHPQTNGQAEVSNREVKSILEKTVRPDRKDCSKRLEDALWAYRTAFKTPIGMPPYRIVYGKACHLPMEIEHRAYWAVKACNLDSDTVGEERKLQLQELEEIRLEAYENSWIYKEKAKRFHDKQIEVKEFQIGDKVLLYRSRLKLIKGKLRSRWEGPYCVTNVFFYGVVEIQDMSTGRIFKVNGQKLKKFHEGVKGSVVEEMDHIDAIYPS; encoded by the coding sequence ATGGGTCCATTTCCTGTCTCTTTCGATTTTGTTTACATTTTATTTGCAattgattatgtttccaaatgggtggaggccaatCCCACTCGGACTGATGACTCTTCTATTGTTGTTAGCTTTGTCAGGTCTCACATATTTTGCAGGTTTGGAGTACCCAAGGTGATCGTAAGTGATCAAGGGTCTCATTTTTGTAACAGACACATGAAGGCTTTGCTACATAAGTACGGGGTTACACACAAAGTTTCTACATCCTATCACCCTCAAACAAATGGGCAAGCAGAAGTGTCTAACAGGGAGGTGAAATCAATTCTTGAAAAGACTGTGAGACCGGATAGAAAGGATTGTAGCAAAAGACTTGAAGATGCACTATGGGCTTATAGGACTGCTTTCAAGACCCCTATTGGAATGCCTCCTTACAGGATTGTGTATGGAAAAGCTTGTCATTTACCCATGGAGATTGAGCATAGGGCGTATTGGGCGGTTAAAGCATGCAATCTTGATAGTGACACggttggagaagaaagaaaattgCAACTGCAAGAACTTGAAGAGATTAGATTGGAAGCCTATGAAAACTCATGGATTTATAAAGAAAAGGCCAAGAGATTTCATGACAAACAAATTGAGGTGAAAGAGTTTCAAATTGGTGACAAAGTACTTCTATATCGATCTCGTCTCAAATTGATTAAAGGTAAGTTGAGATCTAGATGGGAAGGACCTTATTGTGTTACTAATGTTTTCTTTTATGGAGTGGTTGAGATTCAGGATATGTCTACTGGCCGgatttttaaagttaatggaCAAAAGCTTAAAAAGTTTCATGAAGGAGTTAAGGGCTCAGTGGTGGAGGAAATGGACCATATTGATGCTATCTACCCAAGCTAA